The Glycine max cultivar Williams 82 chromosome 12, Glycine_max_v4.0, whole genome shotgun sequence genome window below encodes:
- the LOC121173147 gene encoding uncharacterized protein produces the protein MALNTWGSCSRPVCYSCTEQVSLGWKEEWMCSRSGHLEDHGKRGKRQIKVAFQLPDQWNLTFLRKLVGQELSCFKSLADEHLEESEALYLNCPQLNDLNLNSCRNLHPGSHFTPCSIAIISQKFDATLQIIQDKALMEDPIYEEFWCMWMLGPCAYSIADGEAKPVEGEQGTGDEGGSDAEGGVGADLPRRFMEVREGGQGSSARQHSRLHDEEGIARRRECV, from the exons ATGGCTTTAAATACCTGGGGATCATGTTCTCGACCTGTGTGCTACTCCTG TACTGAGCAGGTGAGTCTGGGTTGGAAGGAAGAGTGGATGTGTTCAAGGAGTGGACATCTAGAAGACCAtggaaagagaggaaaaaggcAAATAAAAGTG GCTTTCCAGCTGCCAGACCAATGGAATCTGACTTTCCTGCGAAAGTTAGTTGGACAAGAGTTAAGTTGCTTCAAATCTTTGGCAGATGAACATTTGGAAGAATCTGAG GCCTTGTATTTAAACTGCCCACAACTCAATGATCTTAATCTAAATTCTTGTAGAAATTTGCATCCAGGTAGTCATTTTACGCCATGCTCTATTGCCATTATCAGCCAGAAATTTGATGCAACATTACAGATCATCCAG GATAAAGCACTGATGGAAGATCCAATCTATGAGGAATTCTG GTGCATGTGGATGCTTGGGCCTTGTGCCTACAGTATTGCTGATGGTGAGGCCAAGCCTGTGGAAG GGGAACAAGGGACGGGCGACGAGGGAGGGTCCGACGCCGAGGGAGGGGTCGGCGCCGACCTCCCGCGGCGGTTTATGGAGGTGAGGGAGGGAGGACAAGGTTCCAGCGCCAGACAACACTCGCGTCTCCATGACGAGGAAGGAATAGCAAGAAGAAGAGAGTGTGTCTGA